The proteins below come from a single Metarhizium brunneum chromosome 1, complete sequence genomic window:
- the alg-10 gene encoding Dol-P-Glc:Glc(2)Man(9)GlcNAc(2)-PP-Dol alpha-1,2-glucosyltransferase, with protein sequence MADSTEVTRSWASPLATLALSIPILILVSRRTGTKWQNFPPFFLLTLLSGAWFMIVSETVSEPYLDEIFHIPQAQRYCEGKFLEWDDKITTPPGLYLFSILLQKTAATVKLPWVFSCDTSSLRITNVLGLIVLASLTLLCRHEIESRLYEAHSSVRLKAISKYAVHTAFNIALFPLLFFFSGLYYTDVISTAVVVGGYLNHLKRVGRDRSSFVSDLITVLLGTLSLFMRQTNVFWIVVWMGGLEAVHALKTLRPQHAEQPFMTTLTDQVKFYAWRYSVGDVHDPPLNLAWPDDMLFTAISLGIAALCNPIRVIRQIWPYLSVLAAFASFVAWNGGVVLGDKSNHVATIHLAQLLYIWPFFAFFSLPLLLPHVIPILDIAGNVSRSLSQSGQRAGSSQPSKTSRSFESSRSVKSKRPEGSKARDTRSTVSQVALETPSLGSPSPALRTADFIFNSKFIPWIIYTLLTFVVSTAIVKFNTIIHPFTLADNRHYMFYIFRYTIRRGSLIRFMLIIPYTISRWMVWGTLAGCADWISSSNRELCSARYNVNEPAPYTSHPLWIARGTKKTQTNVEYPQDMSLVPSSSASTDGELRGTVEDDPLLVSAEPTSTSTGLIFLLATTLSLMTAPLVEPRYFILPWVMWRLLVPAWRVHDHAHINSLFEGVAPRSIVGKTKEIFKRYDVRLVLETLWFVAINVATGYIFLMKPYVWKDEQGRNLEDGRLQRFMW encoded by the exons atggcAGACAGCACAGAAGTCACCAGAAGCTGGGCGTCGCCCCTGGCCACATTGGCACTTTCTATACCAATATTGATTTTGGTCTCTCGCAGAACCGGAACAAAGTGGCAGAATTTCCCCCCGTTTTTCCTGCTGACTCTGCTAAGCGGAGCGTGGTTCATGATAGTTTCTGAGACAGTATCAGAGCCATACTTG GATGAAATATTCCACATACCACAAGCTCAAAGGTACTGTGAGGGCAAGTTTCTCGAGTGGGATGACAAAATCACAACTCCACCAGGGCT GTACCTATTTTCAATTCTTCTCCAAAAGACAGCCGCGACTGTGAAGCTTCCATGGGTGTTTAGCTGTGATACTAGTAGTTTACGCATCACAAACGTTCTTGGCTTGATCGTTCTCGCCTCCTTGACCCTGTTGTGCCGACATGAAATTGAATCGCGACTATACGAGGCACATTCGTCGGTGCGCCTCAAAGCCATCTCCAAATACGCCGTGCACACGGCTTTCAACATTGCGCTATTTCCACTgctgtttttcttttcaggACTGTACTATACCGACGTTATTTCGACGGctgtggtggttggtggctATTTGAACCACCTCAAGCGCGTTGGGCGAGATCGAAGCTCCTTTGTGAGTGACTTGATTACAGTTTTGCTGGGTACTTTGTCTCTGTTCATGAGGCAGACAAATGTCTTCTGGATAGTGGTGTGGATGGGGGGTCTGGAGGCTGTTCATGCGCTCAAGACACTGCGGCCGCAACACGCAGAGCAGCCTTTCatgacgacattgacagACCAGGTCAAGTTTTATGCTTGGAGATACTCTGTGGGCGATGTTCATGATCCGCCTCTGAATCTGGCTTGGCCAGATG ATATGCTTTTCACAGCGATTAGTCTTGGCATCGCAGCTCTCTGCAATCCCATTCGAGTCATTCGCCAAATATGGCCATATTTATCCGTCCTCGCCGCTTTTGCTAGCTTTGTGGCATGGAATGGCGGCGTTGTCCTAG GTGATAAGTCGAATCATGTTGCCACCATTCACCTGGCCCAGCTACTTTATATCTGGCCCTTTTTTGCCTTCTTTTCTCTCCCCCTTCTCTTGCCGCATGTAATTCCTATTCTTGACATTGCAGGAAATGTGTCTCGTTCACTTTCACAAAGTGGCCAAAGGGCGGGGTCGTCACAGCCCTCAAAGACATCTAGGTCCTTTGAATCTTCGCGTTCTGTCAAATCGAAGCGACCAGAGGGTTCCAAGGCGAGGGACACTCGAAGCACCGTCTCTCAAGTCGCTCTCGAAACGCCAAGCCTTGGCTCGCCATCTCCTGCCTTAAGGACCGCGGATTTCATTTTCAACTCCAAATTTATTCCTTGGATAATTTATACTCTACTTACATTTGTAGTATCCACAGCAATTGTTAAATTCAACACCATTATTCATCCATTCACACTCGCCGACAACCGACACTACATGTTCTACATTTTTCGATACACTATCCGCCGGGGCAGCCTCATCAGATTCATGCTCATCATTCCGTATACCATCAGCAGATGGATGGTATGGGGCACATTGGCAGGTTGTGCTGACTGGATCTCATCGAGCAACCGTGAGCTGTGCTCTGCCCGGTACAACGTCAACGAGCCTGCTCCCTACACAAGCCATCCTCTCTGGATCGCAAGGGGAACAAAGAAGACACAAACAAACGTAGAATATCCCCAGGATATGAGCCTGGTGCCGAGTTCCTCGGCATCAACGGACGGTGAACTTCGAGGTACCGTGGAGGATGACCCGCTCCTGGTCTCGGCTGAGCCAACTTCAACTTCTACAGGCCTCATATTCCTGTTGGCAACCACACTCTCCCTAATGACAGCACCACTTGTTGAGCCTCGCTACTTCATTCTCCCGTGGGTGATGTGGCGCCTGTTAGTACCGGCTTGGAGAGTCCATGATCACGCACATATAAACTCCCTATTTGAGGGAGTAGCACCACGGTCAATTGTTGGCAAAACCAAAGAGATATTTAAACGGTATGACGTGCGACTTGTCCTCGAGACACTGTGGTTTGTGGCGATAAACGTGGCCACAGGGTATATATTCCTTATGAAGCCGTATGTATGGAAAGATGAACAAGGGCGGAATCTCGAAGATGGCCGACTACAGCGGTTCATGTGGTAG